The following coding sequences lie in one Musa acuminata AAA Group cultivar baxijiao chromosome BXJ1-8, Cavendish_Baxijiao_AAA, whole genome shotgun sequence genomic window:
- the LOC135587862 gene encoding probable serine/threonine-protein kinase WNK9: MMCVEAQDPGYSEFVEVDPTGRYGRYNDILGKGASKTVYRAFDEYEGIEVAWNQVKLYDFLQSPENLERLYCEIHLLKTLKHKNIMKFYTSWVDTSERNINFVTELFTSGTLRQYRQKHRRVNIRAVKHWCRQILSALLYLHSHDPPVIHRDLKCDNIFINGNQGEVKIGDLGLAAILRKSHAIHCVGTPEFMAPEVYEEEYNELVDIYSFGMCVLEMVTFEYPYSECTHPVQIYKKVISGTKPEALYRVKDPEVRQFVEKCLATASRRLSARELLKDPFLQVDDLCSSFDDEDVRSMGHILWQPSLEYTQSNGSFIANEFSDSIHHEMELENDWDYDATDVEVHGNDLSNSHIDEQPINVDITIKGKRREDGNIFLRLRISDKDGCVRNIYFLFDIEADTALSVATEMVAELDIIDYDVTKIADMIDGEVASLVPEWKPGPGIEEIPGFPSATICQKCASTVSSCGSILDHLSLKSLCYGNMKSVHCCHIECAEMHGRFEEITYQVEGTALCVAEGPPMLSTSQSDELDFSSLASRVNHSNGDCEGLGLQEKDEKVIQMDDYKRSDSRKPSDQLCSESHQQQCLALPEFSCQFTTPDKLDNYVSDCTQDLSWLKASDQIEPQAQNHQESGRSKRVFKPSPGPGNRVRNKQNGLLRSSVRTPLQASDERRAMKSFHLGKHNSFHIRQSDTDQGSINKMASADANSRYRWNNCSDLQSQKDGNCEVNSTECSELMFTAKNFYAGAVMSNALTRTKSLPVDAVDA, encoded by the exons ATGATGTGTGTTGAAGCACAGGACCCTGGTTACTCTGAGTTTGTTGAGGTTGATCCCACTGGAAGATATGGCAGG TACAATGACATCCTTGGCAAGGGAGCTTCAAAGACAGT TTATAGGGCTTTTGATGAGTATGAAGGGATTGAGGTTGCTTGGAACCAGGTGAAGCTCTATGATTTCCTGCAGAGCCCTGAGAACCTGGAGAGGCTCTACTGTGAGATCCACCTGCTCAAGACTCTGAAGCACAAGAACATTATGAAGTTCTATACCTCCTGGGTGGACACCTCTGAGAGGAACATCAATTTTGTCACTGAGCTGTTCACCTCTGGCACTCTCAGGCA GTATAGGCAAAAGCATAGAAGGGTCAATATCAGGGCAGTAAAGCATTGGTGTAGGCAGATTCTTAGTGCCCTTCTCTATCTCCACAGCCATGACCCCCCTGTCATCCACAGGGACCTCAAGTGTGACAACATCTTTATCAATGGGAATCAAGGAGAGGTCAAGATTGGTGATCTTGGCCTCGCTGCCATACTCCGGAAGTCGCATGCTATCCACTGTGTAG GCACACCAGAGTTCATGGCTCCGGAGGTGTATGAGGAGGAATACAATGAATTAGTGGACATATACTCATTTGGGATGTGCGTGTTGGAAATGGTCACCTTCGAGTACCCGTACAGCGAGTGCACCCATCCTGTGCAGATATACAAGAAAGTTATCTCT GGTACCAAACCTGAAGCATTGTATAGAGTGAAGGACCCCGAGGTCAGGCAATTTGTTGAAAAATGCCTCGCCACAGCATCCAGAAGGCTTTCTGCAAGGGAGCTGCTAAAGGATCCTTTTCTACAAGTTGATGATCTTTGTTCTAGTTTTGATGATGAAGATGTTCGCAGTATGGGTCATATTCTGTGGCAACCTTCACTTGAATATACTCAAAGTAATGGCTCCTTCATTGCCAATGAGTTTTCAGACAGTATCCACCATGAAATGGAATTGGAGAATGATTGGGACTATGATGCCACCGATGTGGAGGTGCATGGAAATGACTTGTCGAATAGTCACATAGATGAGCAACCTATCAACGTGGACATTACAATCAagggaaagagaagagaagatgggAACATCTTTTTGAGGCTGAGGATTTCAGACAAAGATG GCTGTGTCCGGAACATATATTTTCTCTTTGACATTGAAGCTGATACTGCATTGAGTGTTGCCACAGAGATGGTGGCTGAGTTAGATATAATTGATTATGATGTGACAAAAATAGCAGATATGATTGATGGAGAGGTAGCTTCACTAGTACCAGAGTGGAAGCCAGGTCCAGGAATAGAAGAAATTCCAGGATTTCCTTCAGCTACCATCTGCCAAAAGTGTGCCTCCACTGTTTCATCATGTGGTTCAATTCTAGACCATCTCTCATTGAAAAGCCTATGCTACGGTAACATGAAATCAGTTCATTGCTGCCACATTGAGTGTGCTGAAATGCATGGCCGATTTGAAGAAATAACATACCAAGTTGAGGGAACTGCACTTTGTGTGGCTGAGGGACCACCTATGTTATCGACAAGTCAATCTGATGAACTTGATTTTAGCTCTCTCGCATCAAGGGTTAATCACTCTAATGGAGATTGTGAAGGATTAGGCCTACAGGAGAAGGATGAAAAGGTTATACAGATGGATGACTACAAAAGAAGTGACTCGAGAAAACCTTCAGACCAACTATGTTCTGAATCTCACCAGCAACAATGTCTTGCCTTACCGGAATTTAGTTGCCAGTTCACTACACCCGATAAACTCGACAATTATGTAAGCGACTGCACACAGGATCTGAGTTGGCTGAAGGCAAGTGACCAGATAGAGCCACAAGCACAGAACCATCAAGAGTCAGGAAGATCCAAAAGAGTATTTAAACCTTCCCCAGGCCCTGGCAACAGGGTAAGAAACAAACAAAATGGATTGTTGAGATCCTCAGTTCGAACGCCTTTACAGGCTTCGGATGAAAGAAGGGCGATGAAGTCCTTTCATTTGGGAAAACATAACTCATTCCATATTCGTCAAAGTGACACGGACCAGGGCTCCATCAATAAGATGGCTTCTGCTGATGCAAATTCGAGGTATCGCTGGAATAACTGCTCCGATTTACAATCCCAAAAGGATGGAAATTGTGAGGTGAACTCTACAGAGTGCTCCGAGCTTATGTTCACAGCAAAGAACTTCTACGCTGGAGCTGTCATGTCAAATGCTCTCACCAGGACCAAGTCTCTTCCTGTTGATGCCGTGGATGCTTAA